In Brachypodium distachyon strain Bd21 chromosome 5, Brachypodium_distachyon_v3.0, whole genome shotgun sequence, the genomic window ACAGAACATCTCGAAACCAACAGTTGGCCATTGGACGAGCTGCTTCTGAAAGATAATTCTTACAGATTTACATTGTGGATCTATCATTCAGCTTATTCACCCTACCATGCACAACTTCAGACATGGTCCACGGAGCTGCGACCGCTGTGGAGCATGTTACCCCTCTAGTGGGTAGAACCAAATGCCATGCACATCGGTGGAGTGATCTTGGCCAGTGCAAGCAAGGAAGCGGGGAAGATCCACAGTCCATCCCCACATATAAAACCTGATGCAACTGCTGGCACCATATGTCCTGCTTTAGTCCTGTCAATCTTTCGCCAAATATAGACTATCAAGCTCCCGACACACATGTCTATGGCAAAGCTCCCGCCCACAAGGAAGGGAAAACCCATTGCCATGGGTAAGGGGATCCATTTGCCATACTTACGCGGTAAGAAATCCCTCATAACGTTGGCCACCAGTGCAAAGCCAAAGAATCCATAACACAGCTGCAAACAATGCATGGGCAGAGCTGAGAAGCCCTCAACACCAAGAATTGCAATGTTTCGGTATATTAGAGCATATGGTGCCTTCCAAGGCCCATCTTGGTTGCCTATGTCAAAGGCATTGTAGAACACAAAGAATGTTAGCGGTGAGATGATACATCCCATGGCAGTGCCAATTATCTGAGCAATAAGCATTGATCTAGGTGATGATAGTGTAAGATGCCCAGTTTTAAAATCCTGCATCAGATCAGCAGATATTGACGTCAAATTTTTGACCATACCGCAGCCTATCAGCCCAGCAACTACACCAGATTCTTTTCCAGCTGTGGCAGCAAGAATGAGAAGGGCAACTTTTCCATAATTGTAGGCCATGTTGATGTCAGTAAGGCCGGCTCCATAGGCATTGGAGAAACCCAGGGCAGGAGCCAATAAGTAAGCAATGACAGCATAGTACCACTTCAGCTCAGGGAACATCAAGGGAATGGTGATTATTGCAACGACTGATAATGCAAGGTAACCAGAGCAGGCTAGCCAGTTAGGGAGACCGTCTCTCATAAAAACTTCATTACGATGTAGTTCATCAAGCGGCAGAATATCTTCCTCTAAAAGCATAATGAATCCCATATCAGATCATCTATACATAAGAAAGGTTGTATGTTAAGTTCTTTACCTTTCTTTGTGTTCTTCAGTTTTGATTTGTCAAGGAGATTCATAGTGGTGGATACGATAATCTTGGCAAAATTGTATATGCCATCTCCCAGGATGAGAGCTATGCAGATGAAGGCCTAAGAAGAAGAGATGGTAAGGAACAGAGATGGTAGGACACGTGTAgaggaacaaaaataaaatttggaaACGAACCTTGTAACCTTGCAGGCTTTTCATGCTGCTTTCTGGTAAATCTGCCGGATACCATTTCCCTTTCAAACCACCGATCAGTGGCCACATTAAACCCCAGGAGAGAACAGAACCGAGAAGGAGAGATAGATTAATAAGGTGGGGGCAAATCATCCCTGCCCCAACATATGTGAGATTGAAATCGAAGAAGAATCTGACAACCCAGGGATCACAAAATTCGAATCAGGTGAAAAAATTTACTTCGTCAAGAACAGAATATATGAACGAGTAAAGTGACAAGTGTTACGTTTGTTTCCAAGCTCGTAGCCCAAAAGTGGGAAACTGCGAAAACCCACACTTATCTCCACCAGAGTAAAACCATTGGAAGAAGCTCCAGAAGAAGCTGATTGCAAAGTATTTTGTGAATCCGCTCACCTGCATCCTGTCATCACCAAAATAAGAATTAAACTGATTAAAAATGAGAAAATTATTCTGTAATATTTAGTTATGCATGCCATGGGTCATGTGACAGAGTCGCATACTTTGCCACTTCATCTCCCTGAGGGGCATGGAATCCATTTATAAGCACGGCTGTTGCAGTCCCGCTTGGGTATGTTAATTTGTAGTCGATTACCAAAACCTGAAAATTtgcaaatcaacaaaaaatgtgCTGCGTTGATTCATCCGCTTTCATGTGGTGCTAACAACTTTTAGAAGGAAAGGCCAAGGAGGTATGCGGTTCACTTTGCAGGATTCACTGGACAATTATATTTATGTAACTCATGGGGTACATATATACCACTGAactgtgtatatatatgacaATAGAACTCTCAGATTTATGCTCGCCACTTAACTCTGTTTAATTGCAAATGAAGATATGAATAACGATATGTCGGCATTATTTTAAACAACACccaattcatttttttaagaatatagTCCAAACAACAGGCGAAATAGTCATGCCATTTCTTTAGGGGAAGCACTGCACCCCATAGATGAGTTCATACAAATTGTTTCATATTTTGTCATCACCAGTGACAAATCATTTGATTGTGTTTTCACATATGACTACTTGCAAACATGCTTCCCGATATGCGGATAGTGACAAATCAAATGACAGCCCCTAATAACACAGCAAAAAATAATACAGTACTACTATTGGTACCTAACAAAATCGAAGCAAATTTGTCCCTTGTGTCAGCATACGCAACCCATAAATAAGTAACCTAACCACCTAGACAGCACCTGACGCAAAGGAAGGAAGAAATGGCCAGGAGTTGCTCTGATAAGGAGGATAACAGAATCATAATACAAAAGGCTGGGAATGCTGGACGGTTGGCCACTGTACAAGCAACATTGGCAAAATGAGACGGAACTTGTGGAAGGAAGGGTAAATTGCAGTTCTTACTAGGTGTAACAGCAGAGCGAATTAACCATGCTGGAATGGTAAAAACTTCTGAAGATATATACTGCAAGGCGGCGGGGGAGCTCACCGACCTTCCTGAGAGGGACGAGCGCAAGAATCCCCACGAAGCTGACCGTGAGGAGGAAGCCGATCATCCAACCAATTCGGGGCTCCTTGTGGCCCACATTGCCTTCCATGTCCACCCCGGCCATCTCGTAGGTCTTCTTGTTCAGCCCAAGCAGGTAGGACCCAAATCCACCTGGGGGaccaaaaaaacacaaaatttcCAAGAACGCGTCAGTCAATTCCAAGGagctccatttcacaaagcaGAGGACACGAGCGGGCGGTGTCCTGACCAGCGGCGCCGATGCTGTAGCAGGCGACGGCGCAGGTCTGGACGACGGTGTTCTCCTGGCGCGTGAGCGGGCGGACGGCGACGCCGAGGCGGGCCAGCGCCTGCGTCCAGCCGCGGAGCATGACGAAGGAGATGAGCGCGGCGGAGACGTTGAGCGTGGGGTTGAGCCCCGTGGTGAGGTTGAGCTTCATCACGATGACGCTGTACATGGTGCCGACGGCGATGCTCACCAGAAGGCCGCGGACCGTCAGCTGCTCCCTCCACGGCGGCACGCTGCCGTGGCGCGGGCCCGGTTCGGAGGAGTCGCCGTACATGGCGGATTTCTCCTCCTTGCCCCCGCCGGCTTCCCGCTGGTGGAGCGCCATCTCGGGCTGGGGTTTGCTCCCTCCGCCTCCTTAGTTCTCTGCTGCTTCCTGGGGCAAAAGATTTTCGCGGCATCAGATTCTAGTCCGGGGCAAACGCAGGAGTCAGTGAGAGGAATGGAAATCCTTCCGTATTCGCATTTTGAGTTCTTCTACAGTTCTACTAGTGCGGCGTGCGGTGTGCTAGTGAGCTCTTCTTATTGCGATTAAATCAGCGATTCATGGAAAGAGAGTTACggagtatttatttatttttcttcagtGGAATGGAAAGCTTAGTCTTCCGAAAAAGAATGGAAAGTTCAGACAGATAAAAATCTCACTTCACCTAAGCTCTCCACTCCAACCAAAAAGACAGTACGCAAGAGAGGACCATGGAAATAGAAGCGGAGCAAGAGAACGAGGTCCCCgcaaaaaagtaaaaataaaaataataaccGAGGAGCACGTCACAGAAAGAGGACGAAAAAGATCGGCAAGCTAGCGTTTTTTGGGCCGATCAATCGTATCTTACTTATTTTAATATTTTGGTCACCGACTCGTTCTTATTTCTGTGGCTATTTTCTCACAGCATGTTATGAAATGAATTCACCGAAGCACAACTGATCATTAACCACGTACTATAATAAGTGAGCCATATTCTAAGGTTCCACACATTTTGTAGGCAatgtttaaaaaaagaagtttgGTTTAATGTCAAGCCACTTTGTTAGCTTCACTATAGATATGCCATATAGTTACCTTTTCTGGGGTcaaaatttattaaaatatgTGATGATTATTTAATTTGTTAGTCATGCCTTTTGTGATAAGTACAAGGGAAGAGCAATTCCGCTCTAGCCTCAAGTACAACCATTGGATTTATTCGTAGCAGTTTAATTAGGCACCAATCAAGTATTCCcatctttatttattttcttcataCGACAATCTGAAGCTCCCCTCCCCAGCACTCATCTCAGCGCCGCGCGTTGCCCCTGAAACTGAGACCTTGTGTACAATAACAGTAACACACGCAACCAGAAATAAACAAACAGGGAGTTCATCCTCAACAAGTAAGATAGCTGGCCAGCATTTAACCCAGGAAACACGAAAGATTCCCATTGAAACAAAACACAGGCATGGAGACCCTCGAAGCAACAAAAAAGTCATTAATTTTGTTTAAACGAACCAAGTCAACAAAAGTAAACCATCAAATCTGCAAGCAAGATGCCACGCTTTGATAGTTTGATGGTTCTCCGTAGAAGAACTCATCTATACGAACCCGAGCTTATATAAAGAAAAGTGTCTCCAAGCTTTAACGAATTAATAccagacaaaaaaaactttgctCTCCTCCAGTAGTCTGAACTCCGAAGGCCCAAATACCTGGTCGATGCCGGTGAGGAAGCACCCGGCTGGCGGTGGCGGGAGTCGTCGTTCGTCGATGGATCCGTCCGATGAAGGGCGAAGCACAGTGGACTACAGCAGTGTCACAGCACTGCTTATATATATAAAGGCGTCCAAGTTTGTGCTcatgctgcagcctgcagggggGCCCGTTtccagaacaaaaaaaaaggttctcGGCGGGGCCCGGAGGACAGCATGTTTCACGGCTTCACTCCCTTCTCTGACCCGTCGTCCCCTTTGTTTGCTCCCGCAACGTCGTGCCACGGGCGACGTCAGGGACTCGGGGCTCTGGATCGAGTGATCAGGACGACTTCCTGCGTTTCTACTACGGGTCGGGGTCGCTGACGGAAGGCACGAACCGCTATGGTTTGGCGTCGACGAACGAGCAGAGCAATTTTCTTATCTTACTACGTGTTGTTTGTCGAAGACACAAGACTACTTGCGCATTATCCATCCTGTACCTCGCGACCGAGGGATCGATCAGGCCTTTCTGGATTTCTTCTGATGATTGCAAAGATACTCTCTCCTGACTGTCTCCGTGGGTCGACGGCCAGAATGCTTTTGCGAGGTTTTTCCGCCAAATTTTATGATAGTTCAGTTGTGTGGCTATGTGCTCGTCTGAGAAATTCTTCGCTCATCTGAGAAAAGCCCAACAAATTCAGTAGGTGCTCGTGCACATTCTGCCAGAGAGCTTTGTTCTATCCCCTATCTCGGGCTTGGTTTCCGTTAtcgaaaaataataatctcgGGCTTGGTCTGGACTAGGATTCTCTCCCGGCCGGCGAACCAGCGAATATCTTGGACGGCGAATAACATCCGAGAGCGGAGATGGTGATCTGGGCTTGATGCCGCCGGGCGCGTCCCAAGTTGCGTGCTCTAGTGTCagcgttgttttctcctcctcccttatTTGGTTCCTTTTGTGGTTTCCCTATCTGATGGGAATAAGCACCAAGTGATTTTTTCGTGCAGAATAATTTCCAATGGCCTTATAAGAAGAAAGAAACGGCACGAGTGATCAAAACGCCCAAACAACCTTTCTCTCGTCTGTTATTCCTTGTGCTAGGTGGCTACTCATGATACGTATCCAGTGCGAAGAACTATGTACACATTGTACTAATGTTCTTGCAGAGAAGGACCTTTCACTGGTTTTGAGAGAGACAAGAGAGAGACACTAAATTAATCACTGATCTGATCACAAATGAAGTGCGAGACGGCTCTATATGACTACGTACCTAGCTGCGACCTTTCTGTtcgtagctagctagcctgggCTCACCTATGCTTTCCTTGTGTCATAATTGTCCATTCGATCACGTTTCCGGGTTTTTTTATAACGGAAAAATCATCATGCACAAAATCAGATTTATTCAAGCAACACCTATGAATCGGGACCGAAATAAAAATTGGCCACAGTCCACAGGTGCAACAATGTACTACTGCTACTAGTAGCTAGCATGCACAAGACCACAAAACGGAAACCTGCAATGGGCAGTCGTCAGTCGAACCATGATACTCGTACAatcaccatcaccaccaaaattaGCATTCGGTTGTGCGCACAATGCATTTGTGATTTACCTTTAATTGAGAGATAGTGTCAGCAGTACAGGTGTACTAGTAGTCTAGTACTACACGGAGCAATTCAATGGTACCACTACCACCATGTACTTCAACTTGGATCAGAGACGCGTCCTTACGTGATCTATCATCATAGTGCATGGCTGAGGTCAAACAACAAAGACGTGTTCATAATTTCTAGTGCGCCGGGGATCAGCACCATGCGGTCCtgcttagattttttttgcgtGAACTTCAGGCACAAGGGAAGCGGTATAATCGCTGCTGCAGCTTTCGAACCCGCCAAATTGTTCAGCAAACCTAACAGGACATATACGACCACGGCCGAATATTGCTAGCAAGAACCACAACCTGAGTGGTGAAAACCTGACGCAGACTCTGCCTTTGAACTGCACTTGTGCGGTTGTGCTTCACGATGTATGCCACTATCTGCTCCAGAGGCTGCCCCGAATCAGTTGCAAGCCAAGTTCCAAGGTGACAGGCGGGGAAAAACCAAAAAGGAAGAGATAACTCATGGCATCATCTGAAGGTGGTACATTGGCATATCTGGTTACTCTtcatttgtactccctccgatccataataaatgtcagggatttagtacaaatgtGTACGGTATATACCAGCTGGAAACTGACATATAGCATTTGGGTCATCTTCACTTGAAAATGTTTCTTACAATGTTACACCTTGTTGTAATCATCCAACTTATTGGCAAAACCATACATGTGAAATATCTCGACAGATATGTGCTACAATATTGCCTACCACGCAAAATCTATTTACTGCATTCTTGCCGGTCTGTATCTCTTCTAACTGTATATGGATCTAGCATGCTACTCTAGTGTGTCGACCTAAATGCCATGCACAATGGTGGATTGATCTTGGCCAGTGCAAGCAAGGCAGAAGGGAAGATCCAAAGTCCATCCCCACATATCAAACCAGATGCAACTGCTGGCACCATTAGTGCTGCTTTACCTCCGTCAATCATGTGCCACACGAACACTACTAAGCTTCCGACGCACATGTCGATGGCAAAGCTCGCGCCTACAAGGAAAGGAACTCCCATCGCCATCGGTAGGGGGACCCATCTGCCATACTTCGGCGGGAAGAGATCTCTCATAAGGTTGGCCGCCACTGCAAAGCCAAAGAATCCATAGCACAGCTGCAAGCAATGCAGGGGCAGAGCGGAGAAGCCCTCGACACCAAGAATTGCCATGTTTCGGTAGATGAGAGCATATGGTGCCTTCCAGGGCCCTTCTGGGTTGCCTATGTCAAAGGCATTGTAGAACAGAAAGAATGTCAGTGGTCCAATGACACAGCCCATGGCGGTGCCAATAGCCTGAGCAATTAGCATTGATCTAGGTGATGTTAACGTAAGATGCCCAGTCTTGAAATCATGCATCAGATCAGCAGAGATGGTCACCAATGATTTCACCAGACCACAACCTACTAGACCGGCTACGACACCAGAGTCTTTTCCAGCCCAGGCTGCAAGAATGAAGAGGGCAACCTTCCCATAATTGTAGGCCATGTTCATATCAGTAAGGCCGGTGCCATAGGCATTGCAGAAACCCAGGGCAGGAGCCAGTACGTATGCTATGACCACATAATACCACTTCATCTCGTGGAACATCAAGGGAATGGCAATTACTGCAATGACTGATAATGCAATGTAACCAGAGTAGGCTAGCCAGGTAGGGAGACTGTCTCTTGTAAAAACTTCATTACGATGAAGGTCATCGAGCACCGGAATGTCTTCCTCTGGAAGTAGGATGAACACCCACGTCAGATCATGTATATACCCCAACGACTGCACTTACATGTGTTCAGACTCATTACCTTTCTTTGTGTTCTTTAGTTTTGATCTGCCAAGCAGACTCTTAACGGTGAATGCAATAATCTTAACAAAATTGTATAGGCCATCTCCTAGGATGAGAGCTATGCATATGAAAGCCTACAGAATGAGAGAAggtaagaaataaaaaggattATTTccttcaaaacaaaaaggattATGATCCAGATGTACAATAACAAATCAAATTGTGAAACAAACCTTGTAACCTTGCAGGCTTCTCATGCTGCTTTCTGGAATATTTGCTGGATACCAGTCCCCTTCCAAATCACTGATCAGCGGCCACATGACACCCCAGGAAAGAATGGCACCGACAAGGAGAGACAGATTGACAAGGTGGGAGCAAATCATCCCTGCCCCAACATACGTGAGGCTGAAATCAAAGAAGAATCTGACACCACAAGGAATCGAAAAGTCTAAATCAGGTGAAATCATTACTAGTCAAGAACAGATTTAATGTAACAGTGAACAAAGTGATCAGTGTTACGTTTGTTTCCAAGCTAGTAGTCCAAAAGTGGGAAACTGCGAGAACCCACAGCTGTCTCCGCCAGAGTAAAACCACTGGAAGAAGCTCCAGAGGAAGCTGATTGCAAAGTATTTTGTGAATCCATTTACTTGATGCCTGACATGAAGAAACAAATCATCATTCAATTGATTAAAGAAAGACGATGTTTGGTTCTCCAGATCACAGGTTATGTGAAAGAACCGCATACTTTGCCATTGCATCTCCATGAGGTGTGTGGAACCCATTTATAAGCACAGCTGTCGCAGTTCCACTTGGATAAGTTAACTTATAGTCGATTATCATAATCTGAAATTTTAAAAGTTGAATCATCCATTTACTCGTGATATCAAACTAATTGAAGAGGTGCTTGCAATGTA contains:
- the LOC100839579 gene encoding probable metal-nicotianamine transporter YSL9; protein product: MKQERRRKHPRPPPPPPGLELAMAPLSRDGSGGREEIRELDDAEAGAAHARGRVPPWREQLTARGMVASLAVGAIYSVIVMKLVLTTGLVPTLNVSAALIAFVILRGWTRALAHFGVAARPFTRQENTVVQTCAVACYSIAVGGGFGSYLLALDKKTYEMAGETEGNVPGSYKEPGIVWMTGFLLAVSFVGILALVPLRKIMIIDYKLTYPSGTATAVLINGFHTPHGDAMAKHQVNGFTKYFAISFLWSFFQWFYSGGDSCGFSQFPTFGLLAWKQTFFFDFSLTYVGAGMICSHLVNLSLLVGAILSWGVMWPLISDLEGDWYPANIPESSMRSLQGYKAFICIALILGDGLYNFVKIIAFTVKSLLGRSKLKNTKKEEDIPVLDDLHRNEVFTRDSLPTWLAYSGYIALSVIAVIAIPLMFHEMKWYYVVIAYVLAPALGFCNAYGTGLTDMNMAYNYGKVALFILAAWAGKDSGVVAGLVGCGLVKSLVTISADLMHDFKTGHLTLTSPRSMLIAQAIGTAMGCVIGPLTFFLFYNAFDIGNPEGPWKAPYALIYRNMAILGVEGFSALPLHCLQLCYGFFGFAVAANLMRDLFPPKYGRWVPLPMAMGVPFLVGASFAIDMCVGSLVVFVWHMIDGGKAALMVPAVASGLICGDGLWIFPSALLALAKINPPLCMAFRSTH
- the YSL9 gene encoding probable metal-nicotianamine transporter YSL9-like isoform X1, yielding MALHQREAGGGKEEKSAMYGDSSEPGPRHGSVPPWREQLTVRGLLVSIAVGTMYSVIVMKLNLTTGLNPTLNVSAALISFVMLRGWTQALARLGVAVRPLTRQENTVVQTCAVACYSIGAAGGFGSYLLGLNKKTYEMAGVDMEGNVGHKEPRIGWMIGFLLTVSFVGILALVPLRKVLVIDYKLTYPSGTATAVLINGFHAPQGDEVAKMQVSGFTKYFAISFFWSFFQWFYSGGDKCGFSQFPTFGLRAWKQTFFFDFNLTYVGAGMICPHLINLSLLLGSVLSWGLMWPLIGGLKGKWYPADLPESSMKSLQGYKAFICIALILGDGIYNFAKIIVSTTMNLLDKSKLKNTKKEEDILPLDELHRNEVFMRDGLPNWLACSGYLALSVVAIITIPLMFPELKWYYAVIAYLLAPALGFSNAYGAGLTDINMAYNYGKVALLILAATAGKESGVVAGLIGCGMVKNLTSISADLMQDFKTGHLTLSSPRSMLIAQIIGTAMGCIISPLTFFVFYNAFDIGNQDGPWKAPYALIYRNIAILGVEGFSALPMHCLQLCYGFFGFALVANVMRDFLPRKYGKWIPLPMAMGFPFLVGGSFAIDMCVGSLIVYIWRKIDRTKAGHMVPAVASGFICGDGLWIFPASLLALAKITPPMCMAFGSTH